One Hordeum vulgare subsp. vulgare chromosome 4H, MorexV3_pseudomolecules_assembly, whole genome shotgun sequence DNA window includes the following coding sequences:
- the LOC123447141 gene encoding uncharacterized protein LOC123447141 produces the protein MSPLRFFGSLIVGRLSSRRIGSQALGSARLRHQSRNFADGVGGSTFPGRLPVGESRVSAVTVGACLSILMGGMWYFKEDAEKPVALKQNHHEEAMEEETIEEKAMTKRFEDWMIKYDRKYKDKEEKAMRYELFKLTAQHVDQNNATPGTLCTLGTNQFADLTEEEFSWCCGGPRSIISGKEIMRRGYL, from the exons ATGTCGCCGCTTCGGTTCTTTGGCTCTCTCATCGTGGGCAGGCTCTCCTCACGCCGCATCGGCAGCCAGGCTTTGGGATCCGCGAGGCTCCGGCACCAATCT AGGAACTTTGCCGACGGTGTGGGTGGATCTACCTTCCCTGGCAG GTTACCCGTCGGTGAATCGCGTGTTAGTGCTGTAACAGTAGGTGCCTGCTTATCTATCTTGATGGGAGGAATGTGGTATTTCAAGGAGGATGCAGAGAAGCCAGTAG CCCTCAAGCAGAATCATCACGAGGAGGCTATGGAAGAGGAAACCATTGAGGAGAAAGCCATGACGAAGAGGTTTGAGGACTGGATGATCAAATACGATCGCAAGtacaaggacaaggaggagaaggcgatGCGGTACGAGCTATTCAAGCTCACTGCCCAGCATGTGGACCAGAACAACGCAACGCCGGGCACTTTATGCACTCTAGGAACAAATCAGTTCGCCGACTTAACCGAGGAGGAGTTCAGTTGGTGTTGTGGAGGTCCTCGTTCTATTATATCCGGCAAGGAGATCATGAGGCGTGGTTACCTCTAG